From the Polaribacter huanghezhanensis genome, the window TACGCTTTTTACAAACAAGCTACCTATGGCGATAACAATCCAGAATTCATAGAAACAGACGAATTAGATTTAAGAAATGGCTTTAAATTAAATGCATGGATTCAACTAAGAGGCATGCCTATAGAAAAAGCAAAAAAAGAATACATTAACATTGTTAAAAAATTATAAGATCATGAAAAAATTATTTATAACAACACTTATATTAACACTTTCTTTTCAATTGACTTCTTGTAAGTCTGAAGTAAAAAAGAAAACAGTAAAAAAAGAAGTAGTAACAGCAGCTTTTTCATTAGAAACTGCAAATAATTCAATTGATTGGGTTGCCTATAAAACAACGGATAAACTTCCTGTTAAAGGGTCATTTAAAAAAGTTACAATCACTAAAAACGGAAATGGTGACACGGCAAAAGACGCAATAAATAATGCTGAATTTTCAATTCCTGTAAGTAGCGTTTTTACAAATAATCCTGATAGAGATGGCAAATTGAAGAAATTTTTCTTTGGTGTTATGGACAACACAAGTTTATTGTCTGGAAAATTAATATTGACAGATGACACAAACGGAATTGCATCAATAACCATGAATGGAATTACTTCAGATTTACCTTTTACCTACACAATAGAAGGAAAAGAATTTAAGCTAAATACAACCATGAATTTAGACAATTGGAATGCGCAGAATGCTGTAAGTTCTTTAAACGTTGTTTGTAAAGATTTACACAAGGCGGCAGACGGAATTTCTAAAACGTGGAGTGAAGTTGCCATCAACATTACTACTGTTTTTAAATAAGACACAAATAAATAGACACAGGCATAAAAAACCTCGCAATTGCGAGGTTTTTATTTATGATAAAATCTTTTTAATTAGTTCTTGTTTTCCTTTTTTATCATCACCAAAAATCCATTGTAGCACATTATCATCCCAAATTTCATCGCGTTCTGTTTCACTGATAATTCCTTGTTTAATTGCTAAATCTAAAATTTTCCCTGGATACGAAGATT encodes:
- a CDS encoding YceI family protein — protein: MKKLFITTLILTLSFQLTSCKSEVKKKTVKKEVVTAAFSLETANNSIDWVAYKTTDKLPVKGSFKKVTITKNGNGDTAKDAINNAEFSIPVSSVFTNNPDRDGKLKKFFFGVMDNTSLLSGKLILTDDTNGIASITMNGITSDLPFTYTIEGKEFKLNTTMNLDNWNAQNAVSSLNVVCKDLHKAADGISKTWSEVAINITTVFK
- a CDS encoding acyl-CoA-binding protein, whose protein sequence is MGKSIDIQFQEAYQTVSSLSQDQFAPDIMLKLYAFYKQATYGDNNPEFIETDELDLRNGFKLNAWIQLRGMPIEKAKKEYINIVKKL